From Medicago truncatula cultivar Jemalong A17 chromosome 7, MtrunA17r5.0-ANR, whole genome shotgun sequence, a single genomic window includes:
- the LOC11433814 gene encoding dehydration-responsive element-binding protein 2F gives MMDNSKKSPLKPWKKGPTRGKGGPQNASCEYRGVRQRTWGKWVAEIREPKKRTRLWLGSFATAEEAAMAYDEAARRLYGPDAYLNLPHMQTHSNSTMKTGKFKWLPSKNFISMFPSCGLLNVNAQPSVHLIHQRLQEFKQNAVVASQSSFSSSSNDPKAEEIQKVDSKKSHTEDPLPKETIVQTSANKMLGDLQEEKPQIDLNEFLQQMGILKEGSHSEQTESSGSSTVHEVLPRDDNDQLGIFSDMSVNWEALIEMHEFAGIEESEATHLEAYDPNDHLNFSTSIWDF, from the coding sequence ATGATGGATAATTCCAAGAAATCCCCCTTgaaaccatggaagaaagggCCAACCAGAGGCAAAGGTGGCCCTCAAAATGCTTCGTGTGAGTATCGAGGTGTTCGTCAAAGAACATGGGGGAAATGGGTTGCTGAGATAAGAGAGCCAAAGAAAAGAACCAGACTCTGGCTTGGTTCTTTTGCCACGGCTGAAGAAGCTGCCATGGCTTATGATGAGGCTGCAAGGAGACTCTATGGACCAGATGCATACCTTAATCTTCCACACATGCAAACACACTCCAATTCAACTATGAAAACTGGAAAGTTCAAGTGGTTGCCTTCAAAgaatttcatttcaatgttTCCTTCTTGTGGATTACTCAATGTAAACGCTCAACCTAGCGTTCATTTGATCCATCAGAGGCTACAAGAGTTTAAGCAGAATGCAGTTGTTGCAAGTCAATCATCATTTTCTAGTTCATCTAATGATCCAAAGGCAGAAGAAATTCAGAAAGTAGACAGCAAGAAGAGTCATACAGAAGATCCTTTGCCAAAGGAAACAATCGTTCAAACATCGGCAAATAAGATGCTTGGAGATCTTCAGGAGGAGAAACCACAGATAGACCTAAATGAGTTTCTTCAACAGATGGGAATACTGAAAGAAGGATCACACTCTGAGCAAACTGAGAGTTCAGGAAGTTCAACAGTGCATGAAGTTTTGCCAAGAGATGATAATGATCAATTAGGAATATTTTCAGACATGAGTGTTAATTGGGAGGCATTGATCGAGATGCATGAATTTGCGGGTATTGAGGAATCAGAAGCCACCCATCTTGAAGCATATGACCCGAATGACCACCTTAATTTCTCAACTTCCATTTGGGACTTTTAA
- the LOC11413327 gene encoding DNA-binding protein SMUBP-2 yields the protein MESKKKASSPLSLDQFISITTPLLDLEKDAEISSSIATGASRNLDTAQKRGSTILNLKCVDVQTGLMGKSLIELQSTKADVLPAHKFGTHDVVVLKLNKADLGSPALGQGVVYRLKDSSITVAFDDIPEDGLNSPLRLEKVANEVTYHRMKDALIQLSKGVHKGPASDLIPVLFGERQPTVSKKDVVFTSINKNLDYSQKDAISKALSSKNVFLLHGPPGTGKTTTVVEIILQEVKRGSKILACAASNIAVDNIVERLVPHRVKLVRIGHPARLLPQVVDSALDAQVLRGDNSGLANDIRKEMKVLNGKLLKTKEKNTRREIQKELRTLSREERKRQQLAVTDVIKTSDVILTTLIGASSKKLGNTSFDLVIIDEAAQALEVACWIPLLKGTRCILAGDHLQLPPTIQSVEAEKKGLGRTLFERLAELYGDEVTSMLTVQYRMHQLIMDWSSKELYNSKVKAHACVASHMLYDLEGVKKTSSTEPTLLLIDTAGCDMEEKKDEEDSTLNEGESEVAMAHAKRLVQSGVLPSDIGIITPYAAQVVLLKMLKNKENSLKDIEISTVDGFQGREKEAIIISMVRSNSKKEVGFLSDRRRMNVAVTRARRQCCIVCDTETVSSDGFLKRLIEYFEEHGEYQSASEYQNE from the exons ATGGAGAGTAAGAAGAAAGCATCATCCCCTCTCTCTTTGGACCAATTCATCTCCATCACCACCCCTCTTCTCGACTTGGAAAAG GATGCTGAAATATCGAGCTCAATCGCCACTGGTGCTTCCAGGAATTTGGATACTGCTCAAAAGAGAGGTTCAACAATCCTCAATTTGAAGTGTGTGGATGTTCAG ACGGGGCTTATGGGAAAGTCTCTGATCGAGTTACAATCCACAAAAGCAGATGTGCTTCCTGCTCACAAG TTTGGCACtcatgatgttgttgttttgaaactCAACAAGGCTGATTTAGGTTCTCCTGCTCTTGGGCAAGGTGTAGTTTACAGATTAAAG GACTCATCAATTACTGTTGCTTTTGATGATATACCAGAAGATGGTTTAAACAGTCCCCTAAGGCTGGAAAAAGTTGCAAATGAG GTGACATATCACAGGATGAAAGATGCATTAATACAGTTGAGTAAAGGAGTGCATAAGGGTCCTGCTTCTGATCTCATTCCTGTCTTGTTTGGGGAGAGGCAACCAACAGTGTCCAAGAAGGATGTAGTCTTCACTTCCATTAATAAAAATCTTGATTACTCTCAG AAAGATGCAATTTCCAAAGCCCTATCGTCGAAGAATGTTTTCTTGCTACATGGACCTCCTGGAACGGGAAAAACTACAACAGTGGTTGAAATTATATTACAAGAAGTGAAACGTGGATCTAAGATTCTTGCTTGTGCTGCCTCAAATATTGCTGTTGACAACATCGTTGAGCGGCTAGTTCCACACAG AGTTAAGCTGGTGAGGATTGGTCATCCTGCACGTTTATTGCCTCAAGTGGTGGACAGTGCACTGGATGCCCAG GTACTTCGAGGAGATAATAGTGGTCTCGCAAATGACATTCGGAAAGAAATGAAG gTATTGAATGGAAAGCTGCtaaaaaccaaagaaaaaaatacaaggagGGAGATACAGAAGGAACTTAGGACTCTATCCAGAGAAGAGCGGAAAAGGCAGCAGCTTGCTGTTACAGACGTGATTAAAACTTCAGATGTAATATTAACTACTCTGATTGGGGCTTCCTCTAAGAAACTTGGCAACACTTCATTTGATTTAGTGATTATTGACGAAGCTGCTCAAGCACTTGAGGTTGCATGCTGGATACCTCTGCTGAAG GGTACAAGATGTATACTTGCAGGAGACCATCTTCAACTTCCTCCAACGATTCAAAGTGTTGAAGCTGAGAAGAAAGGCTTAGGGAGAACCCTCTTTGAAAGACTTGCAGAACTGTATGGAGATGAAGTCACATCTATGCTTACTGTCCAGTACCGTATGCATCAACTTATCATGGATTGGTCTTCTAAAGAGCTTTACAACAGTAAG GTCAAGGCTCATGCATGTGTTGCTTCACATATGCTATATGATCTTGAGGGCGTGAAGAAGACATCTTCAACTGAACCAACCCTTCTTCTCATAGACACAGCTGG ATGTGATATGgaagagaagaaagatgaagaagatagCACCCTTAATGAAGGTGAATCTGAAGTTGCTATGGCTCATGCAAAGCGATTGGTGCAAAGCGGAGTACTTCCTTCTGATATTGGAATTATTACCCCATATGCTGCCCAG GTTGTTTTACTGAAGATGTTAAAAAACAAGGAGAACTCGCTGAAGGATATTGAAATCTCAACAGTTGATGGTTTCCAGGGAAGAGAGAAGGAAGCCATTATTATATCAATGGTTCGATCAAATTCAAAAAAGGAG GTGGGCTTTCTGAGTGATCGCCGACGAATGAATGTGGCCGTGACACGGGCAAGAAGACAATGCTGTATTGTCTGTGACACTGAGACAGTCAGTAGTGATGGATTTCTAAAGCGGTTGATTGAATATTTTGAAGAGCATGGCGAATATCAGAGTGCATCCGAGTACCAGAATGAATAG
- the LOC112416710 gene encoding uncharacterized protein: MDPFDIEAYKQKRDIEDTYIVNRFIQRRKELEEGSGSRSRKYLNRDHAAANQRLIDDYFANEPTYDDAMFRRRYRMQKHVFLRIVGDLSITDNYFTQRVDAANKEGISPLAKCTTAMRMLAYGVAADAVDEYIKIGGTTALECLRRFCKGIIRLYEEVYLRAPNQDDLQRILHVSEMRGFPGMIGSIDCMHWEWKYCPKAWEGQFTRGDKGTTTVILEAVASHDLWIWHAFFGCPGTLNDINVLDRSPVFDDVEQGKAPRVNQRPYNMAYYLADGELSEGHRTCFWSASSSI, from the exons ATGGATCCTTTTGATATCGAAGCCTACAAACAAAAACGTGATATTGAAGACACTTATATCGTCAACCGATTTATTCAGCGTCGAAAAGAATTAGAGGAAGGTAGTGGATCTCGtagtagaaaatatttaaatagagATCATGCAGCGGCAAACCAAAGACTCATTGACGACTACTTTGCCAATGAGCCTACATATGACGATGCAATGTTTCGTCGTCGGTACCGGATGCAAAAGCATGTTTTCCTTCGAATCGTTGGAGACCTTTCAATTACTGATAACTACTTCACCCAGCGAGTTGATGCCGCCAACAAAGAAGGTATATCACCGTTAGCAAAATGTACCACAGCAATGCGAATGTTAGCATATGGCGTGGCAGCAGATGCGGTCgatgaatacatcaaaataggaggTACTACAGCATTGGAGTGCTTACGTAGATTCTGTAAAGGAATCATACGATTGTATGAGGAAGTGTACCTGAGAGCACCAAACCAAGATGACCTTCAAAGAATACTACATGTTAGTGAAATGCGGGGGTTCCCAGGGATGATCGGGAGTATTGACTGCATGCACTGGGAGTGGAAATATTGTCCTAAAGCATGGGAAGGTCAATTCACCAGGGGGGATAAGGGAACCACCACAGTTATTCTTGAAGCAGTTGCATCTCATGATCTATGGATCTGGCATGCCTTTTTTGGATGTCCAGGAACGTTGAACGATATCAATGTTCTAGACCGGTCACCGGTGTTTGATGATGTGGAACAGGGAAAGGCTCCACGGGTGAATCAACGTCCCTATAATATGGCATACTATCTAGCTGATG GAGAGCTGTCGGAAGGACATCGAACGTGCTTTTGGAgtgcttcaagctcgatttaa
- the LOC112416711 gene encoding glutathione S-transferase T2-like produces the protein MGYSSQTPPFNGYMPMVNENFQSVGEYPEFSSQINRGGMTRDNEVAPTPEDTTPKSKRNQQPSWNTEQNLVLISGWIKYGTCSVVGRNQTSESYWGKIAEYCNEHCSFDSPRDVVACRNRFNYMNKLINKWVGAYDSAKRMQGSGWSEDDVFKKAQELYGCGKNVQFTLMEEWRALRDQPRYGSQVGGNVDSGSSGSKRSYEDSVGSSARPMGRDAAKKKKNKLLQEKTQAKKMKMYLKLRDEEHLDDRKNELLGKLERELFEN, from the exons ATGGGATATTCATCTCAAACACCCCCatttaatggttatatgccaatggtgaatgaaaattttcagagTGTTGGTGAATATCCTGAATTTTCATCACAAATAAATCGTGGTGGAATGACACGAGATAATGAAGTTGCTCCAACTCCAGAGGATACAACTCCAAAGAGCAAGAGAAACCAACAACCATCATGGAACACTGAACAAAATTTGGTGTTAATTAGTGGGTGGATAAAATATGGAACATGCAGTGTTGTCGGAAGAAACCAGACAAGTGAATCATATTGGGGTAAAATTGCTGAGTATTGTAACGAGCATTGCTCATTCGATTCTCCGCGCGATGTAGTTGCATGCCGAAaccgttttaattatatgaacaaattaataaataaatgggttGGTGCTTATGATAGCGCTAAGCGTATGCAAGGAAGCGGTTGGTCggaagatgatgttttcaaaAAAGCTCAAGAATTATATGGATGTGGGAAGAATGTTCAATTTACTTTAATGGAAGAATGGCGCGCTCTCCGAGATCAACCACGGTATGGTAGTCAAGTGGGAGGAAATGTTGACTCAGGAAGTAGTGGATCTAAGAGATCTTACGAGGACTCTGTAGGATCTAGTGCTCGTCCAATGGGTAGGGATGCAGctaaaaaaaag AAAAACAAGTTGCTGCAAGAAAAGACTCaagctaaaaaaatgaaaatgtatctaAAGTTAAGGGACGAAGAGCATCTCGATGACCGGAAGAATGAGCTGTTGGGGAAGTTGGAGCGTGAgctgtttgaaaattaa
- the LOC11433815 gene encoding oligopeptide transporter 1, with protein sequence MVLLEAEISSSGVSQSRVLEDAEKDEYNINDSPIEQVRLTVPITDDPSQPALTFRTWILGLASCVLLAFVNQFLGYRTNPLRITSVSAQIITLPLGRLMAATLPTKPIQIPFTTCYFSLNPGPFSLKEHVLITIFASSGSNSVYAIGIVTIVKAFYHKDIHPVAAYLLALSTQMLGYGWAGIFRRFLVDSPYMWWPENLVQVSLFRAFHEKEKRPKGGTSRLQFFSVVFVASFTYYIVPGYFFQAISAVSFVCLIWKDSITAQQIGSGMKGLGIGSFGLDWNTVAGFLGSPLAVPGFAVINITAGFFLYMYVLIPIAYWNNLYDAQKFPLISSHTFDSTGATYNVTRILNTKTFDIDMESYNNYSKIYLSVTFAFQYGLSFAALTATISHVVLFHGEMILLMWKKTKSSLTHQLGDVHTRIMKKNYEQVPDWWFVAILILMVMIAFVACEGFGKQLQLPWWGILLSLAIALIFTLPIGVIQATTNIRKGLNVITELVIGFIYPGKPLANVAFKTYGHISMVQALGFLEDFKLGHYMKIPPKSMFIVQLVGTVVSSSVHFGTAWWLLTSIENICDESLLPKGSPWTCPGDDVFYNASIIWGVVGPKRMFTKDGVYPEMNWFFLIGLLAPVPVWLLSLKFRNQKWIQLINIPIIAAGASGIPPVRSVNYITWGIVGMVFNFYVYRKFKAWWARHTYILSAGLDAGVAFIGLLLYFSLQSYGIYGPTWWGLEADHCPLARCPTSPGVHAEGCHVL encoded by the exons ATGGTATTGTTG GAAGCTGAGATATCAAGTAGTGGAGTGTCTCAAAGTAGGGTCTTAGAGGATGCAGAGAAAGATGAATACAACATTAATGATAGTCCCATTGAGCAAGTGAGGTTAACAGTTCCAATCACTGATGACCCTTCTCAGCCAGCACTAACATTCAGGACATGGATTCTAGGCTTAGCTTCATGTGTGCTCCTTGCATTTGTGAACCAGTTCTTAGGCTACAGAACCAACCCTTTGAGAATCACTTCTGTTTCAGCTCAGATCATCACACTCCCACTTGGAAGGCTTATGGCTGCAACACTTCCCACAAAACCAATTCAAATCCCTTTCACAAcctgttatttttctttgaatccGGGGCCATTCTCTTTGAAAGAACATGTGTTGATCACCATCTTTGCTAGCTCAGGATCTAACAGTGTATATGCAATTGGGATAGTCACAATTGTTAAGGCTTTTTATCACAAAGATATACATCCAGTAGCGGCTTATTTGTTAGCGCTATCGACTCAAATGCTAGGGTATGGATGGGCTGGTATTTTCAGAAGGTTCCTTGTTGATTCACCTTACATGTGGTGGCCTGAAAACCTTGTGCAAGTCTCTCTATTTAGGGCAtttcatgaaaaagaaaaaaggccTAAAGGAGGAACTTCTAGGCTGCAATTCTTTTCCGTAGTCTTTGTAGCTAGCTTCACGTATTACATCGTTCCTGGCTACTTTTTCCAAGCAATATCAGCCGtctcttttgtttgtttgatttggaAAGACTCCATCACTGCGCAACAGATCGGTTCCGGCATGAAAGGCCTCGGTATTGGTTCATTTGGCCTTGATTGGAACACGGTTGCTGGCTTCTTAGGAAGTCCTTTGGCTGTTCCTGGCTTTGCCGTCATCAACATAACGGCTGGATTTTTCTTGTATATGTATGTTTTGATACCAATTGCCTATTGGAACAATTTATATGATGCTCAAAAGTTTCCACTCATTAGCTCTCACACATTTGACTCTACCGGTGCTACTTACAACGTTACTCGAATTCTAAATACCAAAACTTTTGACATTGATATGGAAAGTTACAACAATTACAGCAAGATCTATTTGAGTGTCACGTTTGCTTTCCAGTATGGATTGAGCTTTGCAGCTCTTACAGCTACTATTTCACATGTTGTCCTCTTCCACGGAGAAATGATACTTCTGATGTGGAAGAAGACAAAGAGTTCGTTAACACATCAACTCGGAGATGTGCATACAAGAATCATGAAGAAAAACTATGAACAGGTCCCTGACTGGTGGTTTGTCGCTATTCTGATTCTAATGGTTATGATTGCCTTCGTAGCTTGCGAAGGCTTTGGAAAACAGCTCCAACTTCCATGGTGGGGAATCTTACTTTCTCTAGCAATTGCATTGATCTTCACCTTGCCAATTGGTGTTATTCAAGCAACAACAAACATAAGAAAAGGTCTTAATGTGATCACAGAGTTGGTAATTGGTTTCATCTATCCTGGAAAGCCACTTGCTAATGTAGCTTTCAAAACATATGGCCACATCAGCATGGTACAAGCACTAGGGTTTCTTGAAGACTTCAAATTAGGCCATTATATGAAAATTCCACCAAAATCAATGTTCATTGTGCAGCTAGTAGGCACTGTAGTTTCTTCATCTGTCCACTTTGGAACAGCATGGTGGCTTCTAACTTCTATCGAGAACATATGTGATGAATCATTATTGCCAAAAGGAAGTCCTTGGACATGTCCTGGTGATGATGTATTTTACAATGCTTCAATCATCTGGGGAGTTGTAGGGCCAAAGAGAATGTTTACCAAAGACGGCGTTTATCCTGAGATGAATTGGTTTTTCCTTATTGGTCTACTTGCACCTGTTCCAGTGTGGCTTCTTTCTCTCAAATTTCGTAACCAAAAGTGGATTCAACTCATTAACATTCCTATTATCGCCGCAGGTGCATCTGGCATTCCACCAGTGAGATCTGTGAATTACATTACTTGGGGAATTGTTGGAATGGTTTTCAATTTCTATGTTTATAGAAAGTTCAAGGCATGGTGGGCTAGACATACTTATATCCTTTCTGCTGGTTTAGATGCTGGAGTTGCCTTTATAGGTTTActactttatttttctcttcaatctTATGGTATTTATGGTCCAACTTGGTGGGGTCTTGAAGCAGATCATTGCCCTTTAGCTAGATGTCCTACATCTCCAGGTGTACATGCAGAGGGTTGTCATGTTCTTTGA
- the LOC11413328 gene encoding oligopeptide transporter 1 produces MKTDSSPLSSENCMSITTPLLDLEKEHEMSSSRVSQNTVIEDAEIDEYSINDSPIEQVRLTVPITDDPSQPALTFRTWVLGLASCILLAFVNQFLGYRTNPLKITSVSAQIIALPLGKLMAATLPTKPIQVPFTTWSFSLNPGPFSLKEHVLITIFASSGSSGVYAINIITIVKAFYHRSIHPVAAYLLALSTQMLGYGWAGIFRRFLVDSPYMWWPESLVQVSLFRAFHEKEKRPRGGTSRLQFFFVVFVASFAYYIIPGYFFQAISTVSFVCLIWKESITAQQIGSGMKGLGIGSFGLDWNTVAGFLGSPLAVPGFAIINIMAGFFLYMYVLIPISYWNNLYDAKKFPLISSHTFDSTGATYNVTRILNTETFDIDMESYSNYSKIYLSVAFAFEYGFCFAALTATISHVVLFHGEMIVQMWKKTTTSLKNQLGDVHTRIMKKNYEQVPEWWFVTILILMVMMALLACEGFGKQLQLPWWGILLSLTIALIFTLPIGVIEATTNIRSGLNVITELVIGFIYPGKPLANVAFKTYGHISMVQALGFLGDFKLGHYMKIAPKSMFIVQLVGTVVASSVHFGTAWWLLTSIENICDESLLPKGSPWTCPGDDVFYNASIIWGVVGPKRMFTKDGVYPELNWFFLIGLIAPVPVWLLSLKFPNQKWIQFINIPIIIAGASDIPPVRSVNYITWGIVGIFFNFYVYRKFKAWWARHTYILSAGLDAGVAFIGLLLYFSLQSYGIYGPTWWGLEPDHCPLAKCPTAPGVHAEGCPVP; encoded by the exons ATGAAGACGGATTCATCACCCCTCTCTTCAGAGAATTGCATGTCTATTACCACCCCTCTACTTGACTTGGAAAAG GAACATGAGATGTCAAGTAGTAGAGTGTCTCAAAATACGGTCATAGAGGATGCAGAGATTGATGAATATAGCATTAATGATAGTCCTATTGAGCAAGTGAGGCTAACAGTTCCGATCACCGATGACCCTTCTCAGCCAGCGCTAACATTCCGGACATGGGTTCTAGGGTTAGCATCATGTATTCTCCTTGCATTTGTGAACCAGTTTTTAGGCTACAGAACCAACCCTTTGAAAATCACTTCTGTCTCGGCTCAGATTATTGCCCTGCCACTTGGGAAACTTATGGCTGCAACACTTCCCACAAAACCAATTCAAGTACCTTTTACAACATGGTCTTTTTCGTTGAACCCGGGGCCATTCTCTTTGAAAGAACATGTGTTGATTACCATCTTTGCTAGCTCGGGATCTAGTGGTGTTTATGCAATCAACATAATCACAATTGTTAAAGCTTTCTATCACAGAAGCATCCATCCCGTCGCGGCTTATTTGTTGGCGCTATCGACTCAGATGCTAGGGTATGGATGGGCTGGGATTTTCAGAAGGTTCCTTGTTGATTCACCTTACATGTGGTGGCCTGAAAGCCTTGTGCAGGTTTCTCTATTTAGAGCAtttcatgaaaaagaaaaaaggccTCGAGGAGGAACATCCAGGCTGCAATTCTTTTTCGTAGTCTTTGTAGCTAGCTTTGCGTATTACATCATTCCAGGATACTTTTTCCAAGCAATATCAACCGTCTCTTTTGTATGTTTGATTTGGAAAGAATCCATCACTGCGCAACAGATTGGTTCAGGCATGAAAGGACTTGGTATTGGTTCATTCGGCCTTGATTGGAACACTGTTGCTGGCTTCTTAGGTAGTCCTTTGGCTGTTCCTGGCTTTGCCATCATCAACATAATGGCTGGATTTTTCTTGTAtatgtatgttttgattccaaTTTCTTATTGGAACAATTTGTATGATGCAAAAAAGTTTCCGCTCATTAGTTCTCATACATTTGACTCTACCGGTGCAACATACAATGTTACTCGGATTCTCAACACTGAAACATTTGACATTGATATGGAAAGTTACAGCAATTACAGCAAGATCTATCTAAGTGTCGCCTTTGCGTTCGAGTATGGATTTTGCTTTGCAGCTCTTACAGCCACAATTTCGCATGTTGTCCTCTTCCACGGAGAAATGATTGTTCAGATGTGGAAGAAGACAACAACTTCATTAAAAAACCAACTTGGAGATGTCCATACAagaattatgaagaaaaactaTGAACAAGTCCCTGAATGGTGGTTTGtcaccattttaattttaatggttATGATGGCCTTACTAGCCTGCGAAGGCTTCGGCAAGCAGCTCCAACTTCCATGGTGGGGAATCTTACTTTCTCTAACAATTGCATTAATTTTCACCTTACCAATTGGTGTCATTGAAGCAACAACAAACATAAGATCAGGTCTCAATGTAATCACAGAGTTAGTAATTGGTTTCATCTATCCAGGAAAGCCGCTTGCTAATGTAGCTTTCAAAACATATGGCCATATCAGTATGGTACAAGCACTTGGTTTTCTTGGTGACTTCAAATTAGGCCACTATATGAAAATTGCACCAAAATCAATGTTCATTGTGCAACTTGTAGGCACAGTAGTTGCTTCATCTGTTCACTTTGGAACCGCATGGTGGCTTCTAACATCTATTGAGAACATATGTGATGAATCATTATTGCCAAAAGGTAGTCCTTGGACATGTCCTGGTGATGATGTATTTTACAATGCTTCAATCATCTGGGGAGTTGTAGGGCCAAAGAGAATGTTTACCAAAGACGGTGTTTATCCCGAATTGAATTGGTTTTTCCTTATCGGTCTAATCGCACCAGTTCCCGTGTGGCTTCTTTCTCTCAAATTTCCCAACCAAAAGTGGattcaattcatcaacattcCTATTATCATTGCAGGTGCATCTGACATCCCACCTGTGAGATCTGTGAATTATATTACTTGGGGGATTGttggaatatttttcaatttctatgtTTATAGAAAGTTCAAAGCATGGTGGGCTAGACATACTTACATCCTTTCAGCTGGTTTAGATGCTGGAGTTGCCTTTATAGGTTTActactttatttttctcttcaatctTACGGTATTTATGGTCCAACTTGGTGGGGTCTTGAACCAGACCACTGCCCTTTGGCTAAATGCCCTACAGCTCCAGGTGTACATGCAGAGGGTTGTCCTGTTCCCTGA